The Deinococcus aerolatus genome includes a region encoding these proteins:
- a CDS encoding alpha/beta hydrolase — translation MTALTYELRPPRSGPMQGAPVLVLLHGVGGNERNLLALVDALDPRFAVVSVRGPLQIGPDGFAFFNVRFTPEPVPNPDEAEASRVALITLLPRLVREHGFNPAQVFLLGFSQGAIIGASVTLSRPELVAGLVMLSRRILPEARPNFASTKQLQQTNVFVAHGVHDAKLGIHHGRASQVLLTDLGVPFTYREYEMAHEITGPELVDVNTWLVDLLASPVLLEVPVEL, via the coding sequence GTGACTGCGCTGACGTACGAACTCCGGCCGCCACGGTCCGGCCCGATGCAGGGCGCCCCGGTGCTGGTTCTGCTGCATGGCGTGGGCGGCAACGAACGCAACCTGCTGGCCCTCGTGGACGCCCTCGACCCGCGGTTCGCGGTCGTCAGCGTTCGGGGCCCCCTTCAGATCGGGCCGGACGGGTTTGCCTTCTTCAACGTGCGCTTTACGCCAGAACCGGTCCCGAACCCGGACGAAGCGGAAGCGAGCCGCGTAGCACTGATCACCCTGCTTCCTCGACTGGTGCGTGAGCACGGCTTCAATCCGGCACAGGTGTTCCTGCTGGGCTTCTCGCAGGGCGCGATCATCGGGGCGAGCGTGACCCTCTCGAGGCCCGAGCTGGTCGCCGGCCTGGTGATGCTCTCCAGGCGGATCCTGCCCGAGGCACGCCCGAACTTCGCTTCGACCAAGCAGCTTCAGCAGACGAATGTATTCGTGGCGCACGGCGTGCACGACGCGAAACTCGGCATTCATCATGGCCGAGCGAGTCAGGTCCTGCTCACTGACCTGGGCGTGCCCTTCACCTACCGCGAATACGAGATGGCGCACGAAATTACCGGGCCTGAACTGGTGGACGTGAACACCTGGTTGGTTGACCTGCTCGCCTCACCTGTTCTATTGGAAGTTCCTGTTGAGCTGTAG